One window of Triticum dicoccoides isolate Atlit2015 ecotype Zavitan chromosome 5A, WEW_v2.0, whole genome shotgun sequence genomic DNA carries:
- the LOC119300287 gene encoding two-component response regulator ORR42-like — MAFKAQGSSSVKALVVEDDTVQRMVLSTMLLKFECDITLAKNGKEAVDLFLEGKKFDIILCDKDMPIMTGPEAIVKIRAMGESDVKILGMSANDDAMEVFISVGADVFVPKPMKVEYLGSIIKEIINNKKNTMD; from the exons ATGGCATTCAAGGCCCAAGGATCCTCCTCTGTGAAGGCGCTAGTTGTTGAGGATGACACCGTTCAAAGGATGGTCCTCTCGACAATGTTACTCAAATTTGAATGTGATATTACTCTCGCCAAGAATGGAAAAGAAGCAGTTGACCTATTCCTTGAGGGGAAGAAGTTTGACATTATTTTGTGCGATAAGGACATGCCCATCATGACTGGTCCTGAG GCAATTGTAAAGATTCGTGCTATGGGTGAAAGTGATGTGAAGATTCTTGGGATGTCGGCTAATGACGATGCCATGGAGGTGTTCATAAGTGTTGGTGCTGATGTTTTTGTGCCCAAACCAATGAAGGTTGAGTATCTCGGGTCTATAATTAAGGAAATAATCAACAACAAGAAGAACACCATGGACTAG